A genomic window from Providencia alcalifaciens includes:
- the accB gene encoding acetyl-CoA carboxylase biotin carboxyl carrier protein, translated as MDIRKIKKLIELVEESGISELEISEGEESVRISRVSPASQMMAAPQQFYSAPVAQQPALANAVAPAQEAAAPAAPAVVSGHQVRSPMVGTFYRSPSPEAKPFVEVGQTVNVGDPLCIVEAMKMMNQIEADKAGVVKAILLQNGDAIEFDEPLVVIE; from the coding sequence ATGGATATTCGTAAAATTAAAAAGCTGATCGAACTTGTTGAAGAATCTGGCATTTCTGAACTGGAAATTTCTGAAGGTGAAGAGTCAGTACGTATCAGTCGTGTATCACCAGCATCTCAAATGATGGCTGCACCTCAACAGTTCTACTCGGCACCAGTTGCTCAACAACCTGCATTAGCTAACGCAGTTGCTCCAGCACAAGAAGCAGCGGCTCCAGCAGCACCTGCGGTAGTTTCTGGTCACCAAGTTCGTTCACCAATGGTTGGTACTTTCTATCGCTCACCAAGCCCAGAAGCAAAACCATTCGTTGAAGTTGGTCAAACTGTTAACGTTGGCGATCCTCTTTGCATCGTTGAAGCGATGAAAATGATGAACCAAATCGAAGCAGATAAAGCTGGTGTTGTTAAAGCTATTTTGTTGCAAAACGGTGATGCAATAGAATTTGACGAGCCATTAGTTGTCATTGAATAA
- a CDS encoding threonine aldolase family protein gives MVTIDLRSDTLTRIKKEDLNNINFNYISDDCYNEDIYVKKLESYISELFNKEDALFMPSGTMSNQIGLKVLSTLGDEVITEVGYHICFFESSQTSALNGLIINNVKTQSGILTEQDVIQAINHKARWSNLYSTPKIIAIESSISTYGGIVFPLAEIKRLKRLCIEKNMSLFLDGARVLNSCISLNIPPQEYVKDIDLLNICLSKGIGAPFGSVLVGSQHHIENAKRYRKWYGGALHQSGLLAAIALNKLEHYGSQLRTDHQNAVYLASILSRYFQLAYPVETNIVMIKVPDAERVVQKLKSHGVLATAWTADIVRFVTSSNISEKMLNQLESLLKKIENIQYDK, from the coding sequence ATGGTAACGATTGATTTAAGAAGCGATACGCTAACACGGATAAAAAAAGAGGATTTGAATAATATCAATTTTAATTATATTAGCGATGATTGTTATAATGAAGATATTTACGTCAAAAAATTAGAATCCTATATCTCAGAATTATTTAATAAAGAAGATGCTCTGTTTATGCCATCAGGCACAATGAGCAATCAGATTGGTTTAAAAGTTTTATCTACTCTAGGTGATGAAGTCATTACTGAAGTCGGATACCATATTTGCTTTTTTGAATCATCCCAAACCTCAGCATTAAACGGTTTAATTATTAATAATGTTAAAACACAAAGCGGTATTTTAACTGAACAAGATGTTATTCAAGCCATTAATCATAAAGCTCGTTGGTCAAATTTATACTCTACCCCCAAAATCATTGCGATAGAAAGTAGTATCAGTACCTATGGTGGAATCGTATTCCCATTAGCAGAAATCAAGAGACTCAAGCGGCTATGTATTGAAAAAAACATGTCTCTATTTTTAGATGGTGCCCGAGTATTAAATAGCTGCATCTCCCTTAATATTCCTCCTCAGGAATATGTCAAAGATATCGATCTTCTCAACATCTGCCTGTCAAAAGGCATTGGAGCGCCGTTTGGTTCGGTGTTAGTAGGAAGTCAGCATCATATAGAAAACGCTAAACGATACCGAAAATGGTATGGCGGAGCGCTACATCAATCAGGATTGCTGGCAGCGATTGCCTTAAATAAGCTAGAACATTATGGATCTCAATTACGCACTGATCACCAAAATGCAGTTTATCTCGCGTCTATTCTTTCACGCTATTTTCAACTCGCTTATCCAGTCGAAACTAATATCGTTATGATAAAAGTGCCAGATGCCGAGCGCGTTGTTCAAAAATTAAAAAGCCATGGGGTATTAGCCACCGCTTGGACAGCTGATATTGTACGTTTTGTTACTAGCAGCAATATTTCAGAAAAAATGCTCAACCAACTTGAGTCCTTATTAAAAAAAATAGAAAACATTCAATATGATAAATAA
- a CDS encoding MFS transporter, producing the protein MINKIMTTRFLSGISFYSFLPFFSLYLIHYKNINESETAIIIFIFLFISRAFSLFTHFIINFLNYKKTLLLSYLISSASIISLYVISNFYAILLFAALIGAGFSIANVSTSLFIAENNNHSERVRHFSVLNVIVNISSAVGGAAGEWFYHDFYSGVIFLPAAIMCIAALYSLTLTNTKHTQPIQSQQTKASASFLEWGIFLCYSAIPFFMLGLVFRNLAYLFELNYQDARDYVTVSYLFALNAFMIIFLQIKVTQFIDKQKKSYQSIIYKFSLLLIASLLLFLNFSALIPLYLLIILFTFSELIWSPYNNSLAIEKCPFIHKKLSLSICIFFWGLAESLGAYIGIIANHTQMHTYIPISLLLFLIALFTAEYFIHLRSTDENYPISRM; encoded by the coding sequence ATGATAAATAAAATCATGACCACCCGATTTTTATCGGGTATCTCTTTTTACAGTTTCCTACCTTTTTTTTCTCTTTATCTTATTCATTATAAAAATATCAATGAAAGTGAAACTGCAATTATTATTTTTATTTTCCTTTTTATTAGCCGTGCTTTCTCCCTCTTCACTCACTTTATTATTAATTTTCTTAATTATAAAAAAACACTACTTTTGAGTTATCTAATTTCCTCAGCATCTATTATTTCACTCTACGTCATTTCAAATTTTTACGCGATTCTATTATTTGCTGCATTGATTGGTGCAGGATTTTCCATTGCAAATGTCAGTACCAGTTTATTTATTGCTGAAAATAATAATCACTCAGAAAGAGTGAGACATTTTTCAGTCTTAAATGTCATTGTGAATATTTCGTCGGCAGTCGGTGGCGCCGCAGGCGAATGGTTTTATCATGATTTTTATTCCGGAGTGATCTTTCTTCCTGCCGCTATTATGTGCATTGCTGCCCTATACTCATTAACTTTAACGAATACAAAACATACTCAACCAATACAAAGCCAACAAACAAAAGCCTCTGCCAGTTTTTTAGAATGGGGTATTTTTCTCTGTTATAGTGCCATCCCCTTTTTTATGCTAGGGCTTGTATTTCGCAATTTGGCTTACTTATTTGAGCTCAATTATCAAGATGCTAGAGATTATGTTACGGTTTCTTATCTATTCGCTTTGAATGCCTTTATGATCATCTTTTTGCAAATCAAAGTAACCCAATTCATTGATAAACAGAAAAAATCCTATCAATCTATTATCTACAAATTCAGCCTTCTTCTGATTGCGAGCCTGCTTTTGTTTTTAAACTTCAGCGCATTAATCCCACTCTATTTGCTGATCATCCTATTTACCTTTAGCGAATTAATTTGGAGTCCCTATAACAACAGTTTAGCGATTGAAAAATGTCCATTTATCCATAAAAAACTCTCGTTATCTATTTGTATATTCTTTTGGGGATTAGCTGAGTCCCTTGGCGCTTATATTGGCATTATTGCTAACCACACTCAAATGCACACCTATATCCCTATTAGCCTGCTTTTATTCCTCATTGCCCTATTCACCGCTGAATACTTTATCCATTTAAGGAGCACCGATGAAAACTATCCTATTTCTCGAATGTAA
- a CDS encoding oxidoreductase — MKALVLQQQDDKIVPEILNIPTESLPAGDVIIDIHWSTINYKDALAINGKAGVVRQYPMVPGIDFSGIVHHSEDPRFHIGQHVLLTGWGVGETHWGGLATQAKVPADYLTPLPEALSLKHAMIIGTAGFTAMLCVNALEDAGITPESGEIIVSGASGGVGSVATQLLSLLGYQVVAISGRAANHDYLLKIGAKSVLPRSEFTHPAKPLDKQRWAGAIDTVGGDVLANILAQVNYNGAVAACGLAGGFSLPTTVMPFILRNIRLQGIDSVYYPAAKRQKVWERLAQLLPDAFYEQVSCEISLEECVEHAKKLLKNEVTGRTLVNLQN, encoded by the coding sequence ATGAAAGCGCTCGTTTTACAACAACAAGATGATAAAATCGTCCCAGAAATCCTCAATATACCTACTGAGTCATTACCCGCTGGCGATGTCATCATCGATATTCACTGGTCGACAATTAACTATAAAGATGCGCTAGCTATTAATGGAAAAGCAGGCGTTGTCCGTCAATATCCAATGGTACCCGGAATTGACTTCTCAGGCATCGTGCATCATAGCGAAGATCCCCGTTTTCATATTGGCCAACACGTACTATTAACAGGATGGGGAGTTGGAGAAACGCATTGGGGTGGACTCGCTACACAAGCGAAAGTCCCCGCAGATTATTTAACCCCTCTTCCTGAAGCATTATCACTGAAGCACGCCATGATCATTGGCACCGCTGGATTTACCGCTATGTTGTGCGTAAACGCCCTTGAAGATGCAGGGATCACCCCTGAAAGTGGCGAGATTATTGTGAGTGGTGCCAGTGGCGGTGTCGGTAGTGTCGCAACCCAATTGCTCTCTTTATTAGGCTATCAAGTTGTGGCGATTTCAGGTCGCGCAGCAAATCACGACTATTTACTGAAAATTGGGGCGAAAAGCGTGCTACCTCGCAGCGAGTTTACTCATCCGGCCAAACCGCTTGATAAACAGCGCTGGGCTGGTGCTATCGACACTGTTGGTGGTGATGTACTGGCCAATATATTGGCGCAAGTGAATTATAATGGTGCCGTTGCAGCCTGTGGACTGGCTGGCGGGTTCTCACTACCGACAACCGTCATGCCATTTATTTTGCGTAATATCCGTCTGCAAGGGATCGATTCCGTATACTACCCTGCGGCAAAACGCCAAAAAGTGTGGGAACGCTTAGCGCAACTCCTACCTGATGCGTTTTATGAGCAAGTTAGCTGCGAAATTTCATTAGAAGAGTGTGTCGAGCACGCAAAAAAACTCTTAAAAAACGAAGTCACTGGGCGTACCCTAGTAAATCTTCAAAATTAA
- the prmA gene encoding 50S ribosomal protein L11 methyltransferase yields MPWIQIRLNSNAKDAEALGDELMETGSVSVTFQDSHDTPVFEPLPGETRLWGDTDVIGLYDAETDMKWVVAQLENSPLLGAGFVHKIEQIEDKDWEREWMDNFHPMRFGQRLWICPSWRDVPDPTAVNVMLDPGLAFGTGTHPTTSLCLEWLDGLDLEGKTVIDFGCGSGILAIAALKLGAAHAIGIDIDPQAILASRDNAQRNGVSERLSLYLPKDQPQDLQADVVVANILAGPLRELAPMISVLPRAGGHLGLSGVLASQAEGVADAYRADFNIDPVAEKDEWCRITGVKHF; encoded by the coding sequence ATGCCTTGGATACAAATCAGACTAAACTCAAACGCAAAAGACGCAGAAGCCCTTGGCGATGAACTCATGGAAACAGGCTCCGTGTCCGTCACCTTCCAAGACAGCCATGACACTCCTGTCTTCGAGCCGCTTCCGGGAGAAACTCGCTTGTGGGGCGATACCGACGTTATTGGTCTGTATGACGCTGAAACCGACATGAAATGGGTGGTCGCTCAATTAGAAAATAGCCCATTACTCGGCGCTGGCTTCGTTCATAAAATCGAACAAATCGAAGATAAAGACTGGGAGCGCGAATGGATGGATAACTTCCACCCAATGCGTTTCGGTCAACGCTTATGGATCTGCCCTAGCTGGCGTGATGTGCCAGATCCAACCGCTGTTAACGTGATGTTAGATCCCGGCTTAGCATTCGGTACGGGAACCCACCCGACGACTTCATTATGCCTTGAGTGGCTGGATGGATTGGATCTTGAAGGTAAAACCGTTATCGATTTCGGTTGCGGATCAGGGATCTTAGCGATTGCGGCATTAAAGCTCGGCGCAGCGCATGCGATCGGGATCGATATCGATCCACAAGCTATCCTCGCGAGCCGCGATAATGCTCAGCGTAACGGCGTCTCTGAGCGCCTGTCGCTCTATTTACCCAAAGACCAACCTCAAGACCTTCAAGCAGATGTCGTGGTCGCTAACATCCTTGCAGGCCCCTTACGTGAGCTTGCACCGATGATCAGTGTACTGCCGCGTGCCGGTGGTCATTTAGGTCTGTCTGGCGTGTTAGCCAGCCAAGCTGAAGGCGTTGCTGATGCTTATCGTGCAGACTTCAATATTGACCCTGTTGCAGAGAAAGATGAGTGGTGCCGTATCACTGGTGTCAAGCATTTTTAA
- the panF gene encoding sodium/pantothenate symporter, giving the protein MQTEVLLPLIGYLLLVFLLSLYAYKKRTKGEFLNEYFLGNRSMGGFVLAMTITATYISASSFIGGPGAAYKYGLGWVLLAMIQLPAIWLSLGVLGKKFAILARRYNAVTLNDMLYARYQSRFLVWFASVSLLVAFFGAMTVQFIGGARLLETAAGIPYTYGLIIFGVSIALYTAIGGFRASVLNDALQGLVMLLGTVILLVAIIYHAGGLPAAVEKMHAIDPKLVSPEGVDDILSGPFLASFWVLVCFGVIGLPHTAVRCISYKDSKAVHKGIILGTIVMAILMFGMHFAGALGRAVLPDLTIPDQVIPTLMVQVLPPFAAGIFLAAPMAAIMSTINAQLLQSSATIVKDIYLNAAPEQIKNEKKLARISSFSTLILGALLLIAAWNPPQMIIWLNLLAFGGLEAVFLWPLVLGLYWEKANGTGALSGMIVGGVCYAIFASFKIEIMGFHAIVPSLILSLIAFLVGNLFGKNPVQSAPNEQVTSTH; this is encoded by the coding sequence ATGCAGACTGAAGTTCTCCTGCCCTTAATCGGCTATCTACTCCTCGTTTTTCTCCTTTCGCTTTACGCTTATAAAAAACGCACGAAAGGCGAATTTCTCAACGAGTATTTCCTAGGTAATCGTTCGATGGGCGGCTTTGTCTTAGCCATGACCATTACCGCAACCTACATCAGCGCCAGCTCTTTTATTGGAGGCCCCGGTGCTGCCTACAAATACGGGTTAGGCTGGGTACTCCTCGCCATGATCCAACTGCCTGCTATCTGGCTCTCTCTCGGCGTACTGGGCAAAAAATTTGCCATCTTAGCTCGCCGCTATAATGCCGTAACCCTCAACGATATGCTGTATGCTCGCTACCAAAGCCGTTTTCTCGTTTGGTTTGCCAGTGTCAGCTTGTTGGTGGCTTTCTTTGGCGCCATGACCGTACAGTTTATTGGTGGTGCTCGATTACTCGAAACCGCAGCAGGTATTCCTTACACTTATGGGCTCATTATTTTTGGCGTCTCTATTGCGCTGTATACCGCGATTGGAGGCTTCCGAGCCAGTGTACTTAATGATGCCTTACAAGGGTTGGTTATGTTGCTGGGCACGGTTATTTTACTGGTTGCGATTATCTATCATGCAGGAGGCTTACCTGCGGCAGTAGAAAAAATGCACGCCATCGACCCGAAACTCGTCTCCCCTGAAGGTGTTGACGATATTCTCAGTGGTCCATTCCTTGCATCATTCTGGGTGTTGGTCTGTTTTGGGGTGATTGGCTTACCGCATACCGCAGTCCGTTGTATCTCCTATAAAGACAGTAAAGCTGTCCATAAAGGCATTATTCTCGGCACCATTGTGATGGCTATTTTGATGTTTGGTATGCACTTCGCAGGGGCTTTAGGACGTGCAGTATTACCGGATTTAACCATCCCAGACCAAGTGATCCCGACCTTGATGGTTCAGGTTCTTCCGCCATTTGCTGCTGGGATTTTCCTAGCAGCACCAATGGCGGCAATTATGTCCACCATTAACGCCCAATTACTGCAATCTTCGGCGACAATCGTGAAAGATATCTACCTTAACGCAGCACCTGAGCAAATTAAGAATGAGAAAAAGCTGGCACGAATTTCCAGCTTCTCAACCTTAATTTTAGGGGCTTTATTGCTGATTGCCGCATGGAACCCACCACAAATGATTATCTGGTTGAATTTACTAGCATTTGGTGGGTTAGAAGCCGTATTCCTATGGCCGCTGGTTCTCGGATTATATTGGGAAAAAGCCAACGGTACCGGCGCCCTGAGCGGTATGATCGTGGGTGGCGTTTGCTACGCCATTTTTGCCTCATTCAAGATTGAAATTATGGGTTTCCACGCTATTGTGCCATCACTGATACTGAGCCTAATTGCCTTTTTGGTCGGTAATCTTTTTGGCAAAAATCCAGTACAATCGGCACCAAACGAACAGGTAACTAGCACTCACTGA
- a CDS encoding DUF997 family protein, with protein MDKRFLQSNREARWALYLTIAYMIGWVLCAYLPSNTLGVTGLPLWFEWSCLILPIIFILLCIMMVKLVFKDISLEEKDAD; from the coding sequence ATGGACAAACGTTTTCTTCAATCAAACAGGGAAGCTCGCTGGGCGCTATATCTGACTATTGCCTACATGATAGGTTGGGTACTTTGTGCTTATCTACCCAGTAACACACTCGGTGTTACCGGATTACCGTTATGGTTTGAATGGTCATGTCTGATTCTCCCTATCATCTTTATTTTGCTATGCATCATGATGGTTAAACTCGTATTCAAAGATATCTCGTTGGAGGAGAAAGATGCAGACTGA
- the aroQ gene encoding type II 3-dehydroquinate dehydratase yields MTEDTHILLLNGPNLNMLGSREPEKYGARPLSEIVSNLMQEAEKLGVKLSHFQSNAEHELIDRIHAAQGNVDYILINPAAFTHTSVALRDALLAVCIPFIEIHLSNIYAREPFRHHSYFSDMSNGVICGLGPEGYSFALQAAVNRVRLINSIQI; encoded by the coding sequence ATGACAGAAGATACTCATATTTTACTCCTTAACGGACCGAACTTAAATATGCTGGGTTCCAGAGAACCTGAGAAATATGGGGCTCGACCACTTTCTGAAATTGTATCGAACCTGATGCAAGAAGCAGAAAAACTGGGGGTGAAACTGAGCCATTTTCAGTCAAATGCAGAGCATGAACTTATCGATAGAATTCATGCAGCACAAGGTAATGTTGATTATATCCTAATCAACCCGGCCGCATTCACGCATACAAGTGTTGCTCTGCGTGATGCGCTATTAGCAGTTTGTATCCCATTTATCGAGATCCATCTGTCTAATATTTATGCAAGAGAACCCTTTCGTCATCATTCATATTTCTCCGATATGTCTAATGGCGTTATTTGTGGTCTTGGCCCAGAGGGTTACAGTTTTGCATTACAAGCCGCGGTTAACCGTGTGCGACTAATTAATTCAATCCAAATATAA
- the accC gene encoding acetyl-CoA carboxylase biotin carboxylase subunit, which translates to MLEKIVIANRGEIALRILRACKELGIKTVAVHSTADRDLKHVLLADETICIGPAASAKSYLNVPAIIAAAEISGAQAIHPGYGFLSENADFAEQVEQSGFIFIGPKAETIRLMGDKVSAISAMKKAGVPCVPGSDGPLGNDTEKNKAIAKRIGFPVIIKASGGGGGRGMRVVRNEKDLESSINLTRAEAKAAFNNDMVYMEKFLENPRHVEIQVMADGQGHAVYLAERDCSMQRRHQKVVEEAPAPGITPEIRRNIGERCAKACIEIGYRGAGTFEFLFENGEFYFIEMNTRIQVEHPVTEMITGIDLIKEQLRVASGLPLSVTQDQISVHGHAIECRINAEDPHTFLPSPGKITRFHSPGGFGVRWESHIYAGYSVPPYYDSMIGKLITYGETREIAIARMKNALNELIIDGIKTNIELQQMIMNDENFAKGGSNIHYLEKKLGIQE; encoded by the coding sequence ATGTTGGAAAAAATTGTTATCGCTAACCGTGGGGAAATTGCACTGCGTATTCTGCGTGCATGTAAAGAACTCGGCATCAAAACTGTTGCGGTTCACTCCACGGCAGATAGAGACTTAAAACATGTGTTGCTGGCAGATGAAACTATTTGTATTGGTCCAGCAGCATCAGCAAAAAGCTACTTGAACGTCCCTGCAATCATTGCGGCAGCTGAAATTTCAGGCGCACAAGCGATTCACCCAGGATATGGTTTCCTGTCTGAAAACGCTGACTTTGCAGAGCAAGTAGAACAATCAGGCTTCATTTTTATCGGCCCAAAAGCTGAAACCATCCGCCTAATGGGTGACAAGGTTTCTGCAATTAGCGCGATGAAAAAAGCAGGCGTTCCTTGTGTACCGGGTTCTGATGGCCCATTAGGCAACGACACTGAAAAGAACAAAGCAATTGCTAAGCGTATCGGCTTCCCTGTTATCATCAAAGCATCTGGTGGTGGTGGTGGTCGTGGTATGCGTGTCGTGCGTAATGAGAAAGATTTAGAATCTTCCATTAACCTGACCCGCGCAGAAGCAAAAGCCGCATTCAACAACGACATGGTTTACATGGAAAAATTCCTTGAAAATCCACGTCATGTTGAAATCCAAGTGATGGCAGATGGTCAAGGTCATGCTGTTTATTTAGCTGAACGTGACTGTTCAATGCAGCGCCGCCACCAAAAAGTGGTTGAAGAAGCTCCAGCGCCGGGGATCACCCCAGAAATTCGCCGTAATATCGGTGAACGCTGTGCGAAAGCCTGTATCGAAATCGGCTATCGTGGCGCTGGTACTTTTGAGTTCTTATTTGAAAACGGCGAATTCTATTTCATCGAAATGAATACCCGTATTCAGGTTGAGCACCCAGTGACTGAAATGATCACTGGCATTGACTTAATCAAAGAACAGCTGCGTGTAGCATCCGGTTTGCCATTATCGGTGACTCAGGATCAGATTAGTGTTCACGGTCATGCGATTGAGTGTCGTATCAACGCAGAAGACCCGCACACATTCCTGCCTAGCCCAGGTAAAATCACCCGTTTCCACTCTCCGGGTGGCTTCGGTGTTCGTTGGGAATCTCATATTTACGCAGGTTACTCTGTTCCTCCGTACTATGACTCAATGATCGGTAAATTAATCACTTACGGTGAAACTCGTGAAATCGCGATCGCTCGTATGAAGAACGCGCTGAATGAACTTATCATCGATGGGATCAAAACCAACATCGAATTACAGCAGATGATCATGAATGATGAAAACTTTGCCAAAGGTGGAAGCAACATCCATTATTTGGAGAAAAAACTCGGTATTCAAGAATAA
- a CDS encoding rod shape-determining protein — translation MFKKFRGMFSNDLSIDLGTANTLIYVKGQGVKLNEPSVVAIRQDRSGSPKSVAAVGGEAKQMLGRTPGNISAIRPMKDGVIADFFLTEKMLQHFIKQVHSNSFLRPSPRVLVCVPVGATQVERKAIRESALSAGAREVFLIEEPMAAAIGAGLPVSEATGSMVVDIGGGTTEVAVISLNGVVYSSSVRIGGDRFDESIINYVRRNYGSLIGEATAERIKHGIGSAFPTDEVYEIEVRGRNLAEGVPRGFKMNSNEILEALQEPLTGIVSAVMLALEQCPPELASDISERGMVLTGGGALLRNLDRLLMEETGIPVIVAEDPLTCVARGGGKALEMIDMHGGDLFSED, via the coding sequence ATGTTTAAAAAATTTCGTGGCATGTTTTCTAATGACCTGTCAATTGACTTGGGTACGGCCAATACCCTCATTTATGTCAAAGGACAAGGCGTCAAACTAAATGAACCCTCTGTAGTTGCAATTCGTCAGGATCGCTCAGGCTCGCCAAAAAGCGTTGCTGCGGTTGGTGGTGAAGCGAAACAGATGCTGGGGCGTACACCGGGTAACATTTCCGCAATTCGACCAATGAAAGATGGTGTGATTGCAGACTTTTTCTTAACTGAAAAAATGTTACAACACTTTATCAAGCAAGTTCATAGCAACAGTTTCCTGCGTCCAAGCCCTCGTGTTTTAGTTTGTGTACCTGTTGGTGCAACTCAAGTTGAACGTAAAGCTATCCGTGAATCTGCATTAAGTGCAGGCGCCCGCGAAGTTTTCTTAATTGAAGAGCCAATGGCAGCGGCAATCGGTGCTGGTTTACCCGTTTCTGAAGCGACAGGTTCTATGGTTGTCGATATCGGTGGTGGTACCACTGAAGTGGCTGTTATCTCCCTGAACGGGGTGGTTTACTCTTCTTCTGTTCGCATTGGTGGTGACCGTTTTGACGAGTCAATTATCAACTATGTGCGTCGTAATTATGGTTCCTTAATTGGTGAAGCAACGGCTGAGCGTATCAAACACGGTATCGGTTCTGCTTTCCCAACTGATGAAGTTTATGAAATTGAAGTTCGCGGTCGTAACTTGGCTGAAGGTGTGCCACGCGGATTCAAAATGAACTCCAACGAAATTTTAGAAGCATTACAAGAGCCACTGACCGGTATTGTGAGTGCAGTAATGTTAGCGTTAGAACAGTGCCCGCCAGAATTAGCTTCTGATATCTCAGAGCGCGGTATGGTATTAACGGGTGGTGGAGCTCTTCTACGTAATTTAGATCGTTTATTAATGGAAGAGACTGGCATTCCGGTCATCGTTGCTGAAGATCCTTTAACCTGCGTTGCTCGTGGCGGCGGTAAAGCGTTAGAGATGATTGACATGCACGGCGGTGACCTGTTTAGCGAAGACTAA
- the fis gene encoding DNA-binding transcriptional regulator Fis: protein MFEQRVNSDVLTVATVNSQDQVTQKPLRDSVKQALKNYFAQLNNQDVNDLYELVLAEVEQPLLDMVMQYTRGNQTRAALMMGINRGTLRKKLKKYGMN, encoded by the coding sequence ATGTTCGAACAACGCGTAAATTCTGACGTACTAACCGTTGCAACTGTAAATTCACAAGATCAAGTAACTCAAAAACCGTTACGTGACTCAGTTAAGCAAGCACTGAAGAACTATTTTGCTCAATTAAATAATCAAGATGTTAACGATTTATATGAGCTGGTATTGGCTGAGGTAGAACAGCCTTTGTTGGACATGGTTATGCAATATACCCGTGGAAACCAGACCCGTGCAGCCCTGATGATGGGTATCAACCGCGGAACTCTGCGTAAGAAACTGAAAAAATACGGCATGAACTAA
- the dusB gene encoding tRNA dihydrouridine synthase DusB, giving the protein MRIGQYQLRNCLIAAPMAGITDKPFRSLCYAMGAGMTVSEMLSSNPQVWKTDKSRLRMVHRDELGVRSVQIAGNDPDEMAAAAQINVESGAQIIDINMGCPAKKVNRKLAGSALLRYPEIVKSILETVVNAVDVPVTLKIRTGWSPEERNCIEIAQLAEDCGIQALTIHGRTRACLFNGEAEYDNIRAVKQTVSIPVIANGDITDPLKARAVLDYTGADALMVGRAAQGRPWIFREIQHYLDTGEILPPMPMADVKSIMLGHVRELHDFYGQGKGARIARKHVSWYLQEHAPDDQFRRSFNAIEDASEQLEVLEAFFENFCVNKR; this is encoded by the coding sequence ATGCGAATCGGACAATATCAGTTGAGAAACTGTCTTATTGCTGCCCCCATGGCAGGCATCACAGATAAACCGTTTAGGTCCCTGTGTTATGCGATGGGTGCTGGAATGACGGTATCGGAGATGCTTTCTTCTAACCCACAAGTTTGGAAGACAGATAAATCGAGGCTCAGGATGGTTCACCGCGACGAACTCGGGGTACGTTCCGTTCAAATAGCTGGCAATGATCCCGATGAAATGGCCGCAGCAGCTCAAATTAACGTTGAGAGCGGCGCTCAAATCATTGATATCAATATGGGCTGCCCAGCTAAGAAGGTGAATCGTAAGCTTGCAGGCTCAGCCTTACTGCGTTATCCGGAGATTGTAAAATCAATCCTAGAAACCGTTGTAAACGCTGTGGATGTGCCAGTCACACTGAAAATCCGCACAGGCTGGTCACCTGAAGAGCGTAACTGCATAGAGATTGCCCAATTGGCCGAAGATTGTGGTATTCAAGCCCTGACCATTCATGGCAGAACCAGAGCCTGTCTGTTCAACGGCGAAGCTGAATATGACAACATTCGGGCAGTTAAGCAGACTGTTTCCATTCCGGTTATTGCCAATGGCGACATTACTGACCCGCTAAAAGCCAGGGCTGTTTTAGACTACACAGGGGCGGATGCCTTGATGGTAGGACGAGCAGCTCAGGGAAGACCTTGGATCTTTCGGGAAATCCAACATTATCTGGACACAGGTGAAATATTGCCACCAATGCCTATGGCAGACGTGAAAAGCATTATGTTAGGGCATGTACGGGAACTGCACGACTTTTATGGTCAAGGCAAGGGAGCCCGTATAGCGCGCAAACATGTTTCTTGGTACTTACAAGAACATGCACCTGATGACCAGTTTCGGCGCTCCTTCAACGCCATTGAGGATGCCAGCGAACAGCTGGAGGTGTTGGAAGCATTTTTTGAAAATTTTTGCGTAAATAAAAGATAA